The Phyllopteryx taeniolatus isolate TA_2022b chromosome 13, UOR_Ptae_1.2, whole genome shotgun sequence nucleotide sequence GCTCGACGGTCCTCTCAAAGCTGCGCTGCGCTTTCGCTAGCACGTGTTTTCACTCCATTTGCTCGGATGCGGCGCTCGTCTTGCTTGGCGACCGCCGTGTTCGCGGCTCCGGCACGCCGCTCGAGTCTGCCTGACCCCGCCGTCGTGTCGCCTCCCGATCCAGACTCAGAGACCGTTTCCGTTTCAAGGTTCAGTCAGGAAACCTTTGCGGGTGTTCGCCCCTGATTAGCTGATTGAGGTGCGAGTTTTCCACGTTGGAACTTTTCACAATATTCTCATTTTCCATGATTCAAAACGTCACGGAACAACTGCTTGAACGATTTCCATCTGTGTGTGACCGTTCACAGTTTTGCTTTCTGAATCGGATGACCTAAAATatcgtattcctttttcacgaTATTCTCATTTTCGGAGGTGTGCCTGTATGTAGTCGACTCCAGGGCTGAAAGATGAATGGAAGACTCCCTAACGACGACACGAGGATTTTCCCAAAGTGGAATAGATTATGTAGGGGCCAGACACACAGCAACAAGACTTGGAAATGGCTGTCGACTGACTCCGTAGCGGCGGGCGCCGGCGAGCGATTCCCAACACGGCCTCGGTGACGTTGTGAACGTGCGAAGCGACCAACGCTTCGGAGCGCTAACCCGCTGGCAAGCCACTTCCTCTTTTCCCGTCTttgtccctcctcctcctccttcggGGAGTCCGGCTGCGTTCTTCCCTCCGCTTTTCTAACCGCAAAGAAGGCTCCCGTGGCGACCTTCGGGGATGTTATTCGGAGGCTTCCGCCATCTTGTCATCCCGCCTGCGCTTTTCCTTGCTGCCTTCATCCCGCGCTTCTTCCTCTCGCTCCTCCTGCTTGTCGCCGGGCGGACGGCGGAGGCCAATAACGTACCGTTCTGTTCTTGTCGATGGTGAAAAGGAATTGGTCCGGAATCTTCCCGGGGGACAAAAGCCACTTGTTACGTCTCCCAACCACTGCGCTCAACAGGTgaatcctcctcctcttcctcctcttcttcttctctcctcCTCTTGCTGTTCTTCATCTCCTTCCCTTTCTTATTTTCCTCCCCTTTGCTTGCTTGCCTCTCATACTCGCTTCATTCTCttgttcctcttcctccttttcttgttcatcatctttttttctcatcttcCTCACCCTTCTTCCTCTTTCTCCTTTTCCTCTTCTCCTCGCCCTTCTTCTTCCTTCCTCTtgcctccttctcctcttccgCTTCCTCTTCTCCTCCCTTTCCTCTTCTTATCGCTGTTCCTGCTTTCCTCCTCCCCTTCTTCCTGATCTTTTTTGCTCGTttcctccatccatcttttCTCTCCATTCTCATTAGCCAACATCTGCCTGAGTAGATCTTCTCCTCTGCGCGTTCCTTTCTTTCCTTGAGCCACGCCCCCGGCGGCGTGCATTTCCTgttatgcgattggctggctgcgGGCGGTCAGTTTGTGTGAACCAATCACAGTGCTTGCCTCGGCGACAGCTTTTTAACATCGTAGCGAGGAGGCCAGATGGTGGCCTGTGATTGGTCGAGCACGTCGATTGGATCGCTGACAgcccgtgtgcgtgtgtgtgtgcgtgcgtgcgtgcgtgcgcgcgtgcgctATCCAACAGGACCAACTCCGACTCGGCCCTCCACACCAGCGCGATGAACCCGCCGCTGTCGGGCGACCCTTTCGCCGCGGGTGGCCACACCCTCAGGCTGCACGGCGGAAGACGCAACGGTGAGACACGCATAAGCCCCGCCCGCTCTGAGCCGAAGCCGCTCAAATGCCGTGCTGCGGCGTCGCCCTGACAACCCTGTCTGCCCTCAGTCTTTCCGTACCCCGTCCCGCCCATCGAGGAAAACGTGCTGGACGACGCCAAGCTCCTGCCCAACAAAGCTTGGGACGCTAAGAAGGTCAAAcatcacacacgcgcacacgtgcAGACGCATTCAGTAGTGGCTGATtacgtttgatttttttttatgcattcaGTTTCCTATGATGACCTCCAGACCAAAGTCATGTGAAGTTCCTGGCATCAAGTACGCCccacctcccacacacacacacacacacactgtactggCATCACTTATGCcctcttaacacacacacatgcgtgcactaacacagtgttaatgtttatAAGGCGCATCACGGCCAGTCAGAATGGTTATCAAGAATGTTATCAGTGAAggctacagtggggcaaaaaaaccATCtcgtcagccaccaattgtgcaagttctcccacttcaaAAGAtcagagaggcctgtaatttccatcgtaggtatacctcacctatgagagacaaaaagaggaagaaaatcacattgtctgatttttacaGAATTTatcagcaaattatggtggaaaataagtattttgtatcacctacaaacaagcacgatttctggctctcacagacctgtaacttcttctttaagaggctcctctgtcctccaccgGTTACCTGTATtcatggcacctgtttgaactcgttatcagtataaaagacacctgtccacaacctcaaacagtcacactccaaactccgcTATGGCCAAggccaaagagctgtcaaaggacaccagaaacaaattgTAGACcggcaccaggctgggaagactgaatctgcaataggtaagcggcttggtgtgaagaaatcaactgtgggagcaattattagaaaatggaagacatacaagaccgctgataatctccctcaatCTGGGAATCCACGCAAGATCTCCCCCCGTggagtcaaaatgatcacaagaccAGTGAGTAAAAaccccagaaccacacggggggaccaaGTGAATGACCTGCACAGTGCTGGggccaaagtaacaaaggctaccatcaatAACACACTACGgcaccagggactcaaatcctgcagtgccagacgtgtccccctgcttaaaccAGTACATGTctaggcccgtctgaagtttgcttgagagcatttggatgatccagaagaggattgtgagaatgtcatatgaaaccaaaatagaactttatggtcaaaactcaacttgtcgtgtttggtggagaaaaaatgccgagttgcatccaaagaacaccatatgTACtatgaagcatgggggtggaaacatcatgctttggggctgtttttctgcaaagggaacACGACGACTGAtcagtgtaaaggaaagaatgaatggggccatgtatggtgagattttgagtgaggagaaccttccatcagcaagggctttgaagatgaaacgtagctgggtctttcagcatgacaatgatcccaaacacaccgcccgagcaacaaaggagtggcttcgtaagaagcatttcgaggtcctggagtggcctcgccagtctccagatctcaaccccatagaaaatctttggagggagttgaaagtctgcgtTGCCcggcgacagccccaaaacatcactgctctagaggagatctgcatggcggaatgggccaaaatatcagAAACACTGTGTGAAAACCTTATGAAGACAGAAAacctttgacctctgtcattgccaacaaaggttATATAACAAATTATTGAGacgaacttttgttattgaccaaatatttattttcaaccataatttgctaatcaattctataaaaatcagacaatgtgattttctcgatttcccctccccccccctcattttgtctctcataggtgaggtctCTCATCTTTTCAAGTGGGACAACTTGGTCCCCCtgactgactaaatacttttttgccccactgtacattgACAACTGGGACTTTTTCTTGGCCCGATGGTGCAGCATGAAACATAGATGGTAATAATACCAATTCAAATTCAAGTGTgaatagtacaaccccaattccaatgaagttgggacattgtgttaaacatacataaaaacagaatacaatgatttgcaaatcatgttcaacctatatttcattgaatacactacaaagacaagatatttcatgttcaaaccaataaacttaattgttttcagcaaataatcataaacttagaatttgatggctgcaacacgttccaaaaaagctatgacaggtggcaaaaaaagttgAGGTATGCTCATCAAagcaggctcattgggaacaggtgggtgccatgattgcttccctgaattgctcagtcattcaccagcaaagatggggcgaggttcgcctctttgtgaacaagtgcgtgagaaaatagtccaacagtttaaggactatgttcctcaacgtgcaattgcaaggaatttagggatttcatcatctagggtccataatatcatcaaaaggttcagagaatctggagaaatcactgcatgtaagcggcgaggccgaaaaccgacattgaatgcccgtgaccttcgagccctcgggcggcactgcatcaaaaaccgacatcgatgtgtaaaggatatcaccgcgtgggctcaggaacacttcagaaaaccattgtcactaaatacagttcggcgctacatctgtaagtgcaacttgaaactctactatgcaaagcaaaagccatttatcaacaacacccagaaacgccaccggcttctctgggcccgagctcatccaagatggactgatgaaaaggggaaaagtgttctgtggtccgacgagtccgcatttcaattgtttttggaaattgtggactccatgtcctccgggccaaagaggaagagaaccatgcggactgttatggacgcaaagttcaaaagccagcatctgtgatggtatggggctgtgttagtgccaatggcatgggtaacttgcatatctgtgaaggcaccattcatgctgaaaggtacatacaggttttggacaaacatatgctgccatccaagcaacgtctttttcatggatgcccctgcttatttcagcaagacaatgccaaaccacattctgcacgtgttacaacagcgtggcttggtagtaaaagagtgcgggtactcgactggcctgcctgcagtccagacctgtctcccattgaaaatgtgtggcgcattatgaagcgtaaaatacgacaatgaagaccccggactgttgaacagctgaagctgtacatcgagcaagaatgggaaagaatttcacctacaaagcttcaacaattagtgtcctcagttcccaaacctttactgaatgttgttaaaagaaaaggtgatgtaacacagtggtaaacatgagcctgtcccagcttttttgcaacgtgttgcagccataaaattctaagttcatgattatttgctaaaaaaacaataaagttgatcagtttgaacatgtaatatcttgtctttgtagtgtatccaattaaatataggttgaacatgatttgcaaatcattgtattctgtttttatttatgttgaacacaacgtcccaacttcattggaattggggttgtataagaaGAAGCAATGCGAAACAACATGCAAGGTGTGAAGTTTTAGTTCCGGTCCAAGAGTTCGAACGGGCCGCGTCTAGCGTTCGGGTCAGCCGAGACGCCGCCTCCTGCGTTCTGCTTTGTTTAATCAATGACCTGAATTGCACGtatttgtttgtgcgtgttaaGCGTGTTCGTGTCGCCCGAGCAACCGTCCGGCCCCGCCCACGGCGTCCCGTCGGCTCTCAACATCAGCGGTTCTCTCCCGGACCTGTCCAGCCTTCACTTCCCGTCACCTCTGCCCACGCCGCTGGACCATGATGAGCCGGCCTACCCCGGCGGCAGCGCGGGCAACCTGGCGTCCACGCTCACCCAGTTGGGCATCGACACCGGCGACGTCGAGGGAGGCGACGGCTTCTTCCGCCATCACCAACAGCCcggtgagagtttttttttttttttaaagttattaaatttttttgaatgagGTATTCAAACAAACACAGGCAATAGTCCTTAACGTGCAAGCAAAAACCCACAACACactatgacaggaacgatggtgaaaggacattgataccTTTgtattccttgcagctctggctgacgaTATTAACAAACTAATGGATCGATTCTTatcaaataaattccatattatcgcagtgtgattgtacagtgttttaactaaagcattctgagaaaaatcataattttgcTAGTACTGTATGACAAAAGAatacattcactcccatttacgcagtgttcCTGAAAGCACCTCGCGCTATTTCGTTCTGAAGAGCGCCAtaaatgcagcaggtgtacattCTTTCGATTAGCATTTCCAAACAGGTCCATCTGCTGGTCTCTTTAAATATGActgttgattcactgtatagtgccgagaaaaaatatttgcccccttctcaaattcttatatttttgcatacttGCTAATGTTTAAtgcttaagatcatcaaacaaatgtcaatacctgaaaaatataacccaagtgaacttaaaatgctgtttttaaattgtgattttatttatgaaggaaaaaaaaaaccattcagttagctggccctgtgtgaaaagtaaTGGCCCACTCAACCTAAGacctggttgggccatcctcacctgcaacaactgaaatccttTTCTAGAActgccaatgagtctttcacatctctgtggcgaTATTGCGGCCcgctcttccttgcagaatttttGAATTCAGCACAAAGACTTTGTTTTttcaagccattcagaagttgacttgctggtgtgttttggattgttatcctgctgcagaacccaagtgcgcttcagctttagctcacaaactgatggcttaACATGCTCCTTCAGGATTTTGGATTCTGGATCAGGATCAACAGGATTCTGttgaagagcagaattcatggtcaatcacagcaagttgtccaggtcctgaaggagaaaagcagcccaagaccatcacactaccaccaccatgtttgactgttgctatgatgttctttttctgaagtgCTGTGCTGCATTTACAACAacgtaacgagacacacaccttccaaaaagctcaactttcatctcgtcagtccatatgaTATTCTCCCAagagtcttgggaatcattcagatgtttttttgcaaaagtaagacgagcctttatgttcttttgggtcagcagtggttttggccttggaactctgccatggatgccatttttgcccagtctcttccttatttttgtgtcatgaactctgaccttaagtgaggcaagggaggcctgcagtccGTTACAAGTTGTCCtaagttcctttgtggcctcctggatgagtcattgctgttctctcggggtaatctttgtaggtcggccactcctgggaaggttcaccactcttccatgttttctccatgtgaggttaatggctctccctatggttcgctggactCCTAAAGccttagaaatggcttttgtaaccctttccagactgatagatgtcagttactttatttctcgacttctggaatttctttggatcatgtcattttgttgcagcttttttagatcttttgtccaacttgattttgtcgggacagattctgttgaagtgatttcttgatgaAACATGTCTGGAGGCTATCAGGCttaggtgtgatcagtgaaaattagccaaaaacaattaattcatgTTCTAGCAagggggggtaattactttttcacaatgAAATCAGCattcattttaagttcacttggctTCCATTtgtttgatacaaaaaaatggGCCCAATCCTTTTTCACGACAATGTATATTTCAGGACGGTGTGACTATTGCACACACGTACATTGCGATGATGATGCTCCAAccaaatattgtgcagcccACCAATCAGAAAGCAGGCCACGTGACAGCCGCCATCTTCCCTCCCTTAGGTGGGCCGGGCTCGCTGGGGAGCGGGCTCGCTAACCCGTCCCTGCAGTCGTCGCTGAGCAACCCCAACATCCAGGCGTCGCTCAGCAGCCGCTCGTTCAGCGGCTCCCTAAGCTCCGCCTCCTTGCACTCATCGCTCAGCAATCCGTCGCTGGGCTCCTCCCCCTCCCTGCCCTCCTCCCTCAGCAGCCAATCGCTGCACTCGTCCCTAAGCAGCTCCTCCCTCCAGTCGGCCCCCGGCGGTGCCAACCCCGCCTACTGCTGCGGCGGCTCCGCCTCCTACACGCCCGCTCTCAGCACGTCGCCGCGGAGACGGGCGCAACCCTCGCCGCTTGTCCTGCCAGGCGCGGGGGGGGACGCCCGGCGGCATCACTCCAAGCAGTTCTCGCCCACCCTCTCGCCCACGCTGTCCTCCATCACGCaggtattacacacacacacgcacgcgcgcacacacagtgcCGTTGACATGTGACGGGTGAGGTGAGTGCCCCCTTCACTCCCCCCTCCCTCAGGGCGTGCCCCTGGACACGAGTAGGCTGCCCGTGGACCACCGCTTACCCCCGTACCCGCTGGGCCAGCAGCACCAGGGCGCCGCTCAGCCCGCCCACCAGCAGCAGGCCGCCCAGCTGAGTCAGCATCAAGCGCAGATGGTCCGGCTCCAGCAGACGGCGTCGCAGAACCTGCTCAACGCGCAGCACTTTGGAACGGTACCGGAACAAAGACCAAACGGGTCGTGTTAGTGCCAGGcgacaaatgtaaatgtcatcGTGATTTGGATTTTGGCTTCTCTCCATCCTAAAAAAACATTAGAATGGAAGAAAAACGTGCGCGCGCAGCTTTCCTGTGTTGTGACGTACGTTCTTGTGCTCTGCCTGAGGTGCTTGAAGGCGTTTCTCGACACCTCAGTTGGAGTTGACTGTAAAGCTAGacgcacaacaaaaagaatgtcGGACATTGTATATTGACGTACTTTTTGGTTGTCATCTTAATGCTCACGCTCAATAGAAAACCCTATTAACTGGCTAGCAAAAACTAGCATTAGACATCACAGGTGGGATTTATTCACATCCAAACGCTGTCGTAACAGATACACGCAGGTCATATAACAATACATATATTCTTCGATCGAGACCTTCTTCTTCTCCGCTCTGTCTTCAAGCTCCAAGCGTGCGCCACACTGCCCCTTTTTAATATGTTCTTTATTATTGCTATGATTTGAATACAGTGGAGCCTCCATAGAAGGGACTAGTAGGGGCGTGGGGGTTCGTCCGATGGAGCCGATTTGTCCATTACAttgaagcgcttttttttttttaggcccaATGCACCcacattactgtacagtacaaaatcgttttgtagtttgtttttgtttttgttcatggcctaaaacgccGAGTAcaatacaaagttattgtaaatattgaaaataaagtttgaaagtttcacattttatccaaatttgAACTTAAatttgcttggtcatggtgacgttGTTGAGGGACAGTACCCATCATAGGCAAGGCCCCTTTCATGAGccacgaggaattagtgtgcttcctcgttccaaatattttgccaaagacgaacggcttgacaaaaaacaactgttGCTATACCAGActatagcatgttccagactctaGAGACTcgtgttttgtactcctcaAGAGTTTATTTCTTCTATCTTTATATATCTTTTTCTTGCCCACCCGGGTGGTATCTCCTTCAACCTCGATCGGGTTGAAGGTTCAGCGCAGGATCTTAGCTGTTCCCGGTAATGCGCTCTTCTGAGCACAGATGTCTGTATATACAATCGATAGAACCATCGTAACGCGGCTGCCACGTCATTGCgctacattcaacatggccgccacataggcacgggaggATCTAGtcattgtatatctgtgacccggaaatacgtcagccccattctctgcctgcgtAGCGctagtaaacaacagcggccagtTCTGCAACTAATAGACGACTTTGTCAGCGGCAGCTAAAGAGACGAATGGAAactgtttttggacacattattcagtcccgacggtccgttttatccgatatccgttatatcggggttgGTTTTATCGAGGGTCCGCTCTATATTGTTTTACTTGTTACCAATGTATTTCCGGCTATTaatagttgagttttggtagttgacTAAAAACGAAATGATTTCGATGTCATTCCAAATATttgcgattgttttttttttttttttccataattggCCAGCCCTAGTTTGCGTTCAGCTTGTCGTGGTTTTCTTGTGACAGCacgtgtttgtttgtgcgtgcatgtgcgcaGCAGCGTGCGTGCAGCTCGCAGGTCAGCACGCCGCTGGCGAAGAACAACAGCGCGGCTTTGGAGCCGTTCCTCCACGGCTCCTTGACCTCCCAGTGTCAGCTCGTGCAGGAGGCGGAGCAACACAGGAGCGGGAACCTCCCCCAACTGCACTTGACCTCCGACCCATACAACGTGAGTGAGCCCTGTGCTGGCCCGTTTGGTGACCGTGCGTGTCGCCGTGGTAACGTGATGTTTTCCCAGGATGCCTTGCTCAACTCCCTGCTGGACGACTCGTACATAAACATGCAGCTCGGCGGCAGGGCCGGCCAGCAGGTACGGCGACGCGTCACGCATCGACACGTGTCATATGATCAACATGCGCATCGCGCGATCATTGTTTTGATTTGCGTCACTCGGACGACGAGCGCGTCACGTGACCAGGCGGACGTAACGTGAAAAACGCATCACACAAGCGACTCGTTTCTGTCAACGCGCGTCACATGACCCAAATGTCGTGTATCAGTTCCCCGGCGACAGCCCGAGTGACGTCGTGAGCCGCGGCGTGCTGAGCGGCGGCCACGTTGACACGCAGGCGGCGCAGCAGTCCTTGGAGCGGGCCGCACTCAACAACCAGAACCACAAGCAGAACCAGAACAACTGCGGTGGCGGCGCTCGCCAGAACGTCCCCAACATCATCCTGACCGGTGGGTTGACACTTGACCTTCGGCAACGCAAAACCAGACTGCCGAGCCGAGCGGGAAGTTTGTTTTCGGCCCGCTACGCACATCAAGATAATCGGCCTGTTTGATTGATATGCTGAGTTCAAACATAACagaaagttttgaaatcaaggGTTTCGTTTCCCTATTTTTGATTGGTCTCGCCTCCTGGATGTAGGAGTCCACTAAATGAAAATCCCGATCTAGCGATTAGGGAGTGAGGATGAA carries:
- the LOC133487648 gene encoding CREB-regulated transcription coactivator 2-like isoform X2 → MSHPRSLLITQSSFALFSTCASAASERRCGVSALGVGAEAISGTRHAAAVAGEHNMSAGSGGPAPGPGGSPGGSNPRKFSEKIALHTQRQAEETAAFHEVMMDITSTRLQAQKLRLARAQGPYYGGSLPNVNQIGRGPQDPQGSFPPSPLESARSTRHHGLVERVHRERRFMSPVRPYRNRQVDNSPYNSAYLSPPPDPSWRRTNSDSALHTSAMNPPLSGDPFAAGGHTLRLHGGRRNVFPYPVPPIEENVLDDAKLLPNKAWDAKKFPMMTSRPKSCEVPGINVFVSPEQPSGPAHGVPSALNISGSLPDLSSLHFPSPLPTPLDHDEPAYPGGSAGNLASTLTQLGIDTGDVEGGDGFFRHHQQPGGPGSLGSGLANPSLQSSLSNPNIQASLSSRSFSGSLSSASLHSSLSNPSLGSSPSLPSSLSSQSLHSSLSSSSLQSAPGGANPAYCCGGSASYTPALSTSPRRRAQPSPLVLPGAGGDARRHHSKQFSPTLSPTLSSITQGVPLDTSRLPVDHRLPPYPLGQQHQGAAQPAHQQQAAQLSQHQAQMVRLQQTASQNLLNAQHFGTQRACSSQVSTPLAKNNSAALEPFLHGSLTSQCQLVQEAEQHRSGNLPQLHLTSDPYNDALLNSLLDDSYINMQLGGRAGQQFPGDSPSDVVSRGVLSGGHVDTQAAQQSLERAALNNQNHKQNQNNCGGGARQNVPNIILTGDSPPGLSKEIASALSHVPGFEMDPFCLDDPLRMDALALDMLEGDLMLADPAVEDSFRSDRLK
- the LOC133487648 gene encoding CREB-regulated transcription coactivator 2-like isoform X1; protein product: MSHPRSLLITQSSFALFSTCASAASERRCGVSALGVGAEAISGTRHAAAVAGEHNMSAGSGGPAPGPGGSPGGSNPRKFSEKIALHTQRQAEETAAFHEVMMDITSTRLQAQKLRLARAQGPYYGGSLPNVNQIGRGPQDPQGSFPPSPLESARSTRHHGLVERVHRERRFMSPVRPYRNRQVDNSPYNSAYLSPPPDPSWRRNWSGIFPGDKSHLLRLPTTALNRTNSDSALHTSAMNPPLSGDPFAAGGHTLRLHGGRRNVFPYPVPPIEENVLDDAKLLPNKAWDAKKFPMMTSRPKSCEVPGINVFVSPEQPSGPAHGVPSALNISGSLPDLSSLHFPSPLPTPLDHDEPAYPGGSAGNLASTLTQLGIDTGDVEGGDGFFRHHQQPGGPGSLGSGLANPSLQSSLSNPNIQASLSSRSFSGSLSSASLHSSLSNPSLGSSPSLPSSLSSQSLHSSLSSSSLQSAPGGANPAYCCGGSASYTPALSTSPRRRAQPSPLVLPGAGGDARRHHSKQFSPTLSPTLSSITQGVPLDTSRLPVDHRLPPYPLGQQHQGAAQPAHQQQAAQLSQHQAQMVRLQQTASQNLLNAQHFGTQRACSSQVSTPLAKNNSAALEPFLHGSLTSQCQLVQEAEQHRSGNLPQLHLTSDPYNDALLNSLLDDSYINMQLGGRAGQQFPGDSPSDVVSRGVLSGGHVDTQAAQQSLERAALNNQNHKQNQNNCGGGARQNVPNIILTGDSPPGLSKEIASALSHVPGFEMDPFCLDDPLRMDALALDMLEGDLMLADPAVEDSFRSDRLK